The Armatimonadota bacterium genome has a window encoding:
- a CDS encoding tail fiber domain-containing protein gives MKARTLGLAVSACALLCAAGPGNTTPATPALPGANGFAVERGQVASLDGTGIPFQLRATASEPGLGTPMYSDARLKTDIRTLTDALTTVQNLRAVTFRWDPAQFKDRTVPQGRQIGFIAQEAQRVLPEVITTDDRGYLAIQYSNVVPVLVEAIKEQQKQIDAKDAAIEKLRTDADAAVKDLQTRLLAVEDALSQTGNTGSAANAVPFTYGGNTYQGQYREIAPGVFRQF, from the coding sequence ATGAAGGCTCGAACACTCGGTTTGGCTGTCTCCGCCTGCGCGCTTCTTTGCGCGGCGGGCCCGGGTAACACAACGCCGGCGACACCGGCCCTGCCTGGGGCAAATGGGTTCGCCGTTGAACGGGGACAGGTTGCGTCCCTCGATGGAACCGGAATCCCGTTCCAGTTGCGGGCCACCGCATCGGAACCGGGACTGGGTACGCCGATGTACTCCGATGCGAGGCTCAAGACGGACATCCGCACGCTGACCGACGCGTTGACCACCGTTCAAAATTTGCGGGCGGTCACGTTCCGTTGGGATCCCGCCCAGTTCAAGGACCGCACCGTGCCGCAGGGCCGGCAGATCGGTTTCATCGCCCAGGAGGCCCAGAGGGTCCTGCCCGAGGTGATAACCACGGATGATCGCGGCTACCTCGCCATTCAGTACTCCAACGTGGTGCCCGTTCTGGTGGAGGCGATCAAGGAGCAGCAGAAACAGATCGACGCCAAGGACGCAGCGATCGAGAAACTTCGCACCGACGCGGATGCAGCCGTGAAGGATCTACAGACCCGACTTCTCGCGGTGGAGGATGCGCTGAGCCAGACGGGCAACACCGGGTCTGCCGCCAACGCCGTCCCGTTCACCTATGGTGGCAACACCTACCAGGGCCAGTACCGCGAAATCGCGCCGGGGGTTTTCCGGCAGTTCTGA
- a CDS encoding GNAT family N-acetyltransferase, producing MALRIEHLTRSHQRGSFDCGEPMLNNYLQRLAMQHDERHIGRTFVAVEEGDTRVLGYYTLAAGRVAFETVPDDRRLPPQVPVPVVLLGRLAVDLSGQGMGLGEKLLLHALWRAQQIARQAGVYAVEVDALNDKAARFYAKYGFTPLLDDPHHLYLSIRTVEAIDFSTLLSVEEIARPSQEF from the coding sequence ATGGCTTTGCGCATTGAGCACCTTACGCGATCCCATCAACGCGGTTCATTCGACTGCGGCGAACCGATGCTCAACAACTATCTGCAACGGCTGGCCATGCAGCACGATGAGCGTCACATTGGACGGACATTCGTAGCGGTCGAGGAAGGTGACACACGGGTTCTGGGGTACTACACCCTCGCGGCCGGCAGGGTGGCCTTTGAAACGGTCCCTGACGACCGGCGCCTGCCGCCCCAAGTTCCTGTTCCCGTCGTACTGCTCGGAAGGCTGGCGGTTGATCTGAGCGGTCAGGGAATGGGTTTAGGGGAGAAGCTTCTGCTTCATGCCCTCTGGCGCGCTCAACAGATAGCCCGCCAGGCAGGTGTATACGCCGTGGAGGTGGATGCGCTGAACGATAAGGCAGCTCGTTTCTACGCAAAATACGGGTTCACGCCGTTGCTGGACGATCCACACCATCTGTACCTGTCGATACGCACCGTGGAAGCCATCGACTTCAGCACTCTCCTGTCTGTGGAGGAGATTGCCAGACCCTCACAGGAGTTCTGA
- a CDS encoding DUF1778 domain-containing protein, whose protein sequence is MVSWRYREGLPGMPAATQNQARVDFRTTPAVKSLIEQAAAINGMTVSEFIKATVVEKSREVVEQAETRVLSNRDRDAFLAILDAQAAPNTALQQAVARFGDAVRDGTLIP, encoded by the coding sequence ATGGTATCATGGCGGTATCGGGAGGGATTACCAGGCATGCCGGCAGCAACTCAAAATCAGGCGCGCGTGGATTTTCGGACGACGCCCGCGGTGAAATCATTGATCGAACAGGCGGCGGCCATCAATGGGATGACCGTCAGCGAGTTCATCAAGGCCACCGTGGTGGAGAAGTCACGCGAGGTTGTAGAACAGGCGGAAACGCGCGTTCTCTCGAACCGCGACCGTGATGCCTTCCTGGCGATACTGGACGCCCAGGCGGCGCCCAATACCGCGCTTCAGCAGGCGGTCGCGCGGTTTGGTGACGCGGTGCGTGACGGAACACTCATCCCCTGA